ATGAATACCGCCAACTGCATCAGCAAGATCGCAAGTGAAAGGTAGTCGGCAAATGCATATTGAAAAGTCGTGAGCGGAGCAGTGGTTATACCGCAGTGTAAGTAAACTGAATGTAGTTCCGCCGATGATTCCCGTTGAGTAGAATGCGGTTTCATGCGGGGGCCACCAAAATGAAGTGGGGGATTGCCATGAAAAAGAGATTCACGTCGGCAAGCGCGCTTGTTATCGGATCCATGCTGTTGTTATCCGCTTGCGGCGGCAGTAACGGGAGCGGGGCACCGGCGGCGGGGGATAAAACTTCTGCAAAACCGGCCGAAAAACCGACGGAGCTGACCGTAGCTTATCCGATTTTCGGCCCGGTACCTAAAGATTTGCCCTTGGTACAGGAGGCCATTAATAAAATCGCGCAGCAGAAAATCAATGCGACCGTGAAATTGACGCCGATCAGCTTCGGGAACTGGCATCAACAGGTTAACTTGATGCTGAGCAGCAATGAAAAATTGGATTTAATGCTCGTATACGGTAGCAGATACAGCGGATATGTAGCGAAAGGGCAAATCGTTGCGCTCGACAAACTGATCGAGCAGCAGGGTCAAGGGATTAAAAAAGCGATGGACCCGGCATATCTGGATGCTTCCAAAATTGGAGGATCCATCTATGCGGTCCCGACGATACGCGACTTTGCCGGCAGTTATGGAATTGTGATGCGGAAAGATCTCGTCGATAAGTACCAGATCGATGTCAATAAAATACGTACATTGGACGATTTGGAACCGGTGCTCAAAACGATCAAGGATAAAGAGCCGAATATGGCGCCGCTGGTGCCTTCGACTGTAGGCTCGTCATTTCTCGATTTCTATCGCACGTATGATCAGCTGGGCGATACGATCGGCGTGCTGCCGAACTTCGATAATAATTTGAAGGTAGTGGATTTATACGAGACGCAGGAATATAAGGAGCTTCTAAAAAAATTAAGAGGCTGGTATACTTCAGGCCTGATTCTGAAAGATGCGGCCACGAACAAAACATCCCAGTACGATTTGATCAAGTCGAATCGCGGCTTTGCCTACTTTGCCCAGTTGAAACCCGGATTTGAGCAGCAGGAAACGAGGGGCAGCGGTATGGAGATGGTTTCCGCCACCTTTATTCAGCCGACAACGGCAACCAAAAACGTCACGAGCCAAATGTGGGGGATTCCGGCCAACTCCAAGACACCGGAAAAAGCGATGGAATTCCTGAACCTGATGTATTCCGACAAAGATATCGTCAACCTGATCGATTGGGGTATCGAAGGAAAACACTACGTCAAATCGGATAATGTCATTGACTACCCTCAAGGTGTTGACGCTCAATCATCAGGCTATAACGTGAATCAGGGATTCATGTTTGGAAATCAATTTCTTTCCT
The window above is part of the Paenibacillus hamazuiensis genome. Proteins encoded here:
- a CDS encoding ABC transporter substrate-binding protein, with translation MKKRFTSASALVIGSMLLLSACGGSNGSGAPAAGDKTSAKPAEKPTELTVAYPIFGPVPKDLPLVQEAINKIAQQKINATVKLTPISFGNWHQQVNLMLSSNEKLDLMLVYGSRYSGYVAKGQIVALDKLIEQQGQGIKKAMDPAYLDASKIGGSIYAVPTIRDFAGSYGIVMRKDLVDKYQIDVNKIRTLDDLEPVLKTIKDKEPNMAPLVPSTVGSSFLDFYRTYDQLGDTIGVLPNFDNNLKVVDLYETQEYKELLKKLRGWYTSGLILKDAATNKTSQYDLIKSNRGFAYFAQLKPGFEQQETRGSGMEMVSATFIQPTTATKNVTSQMWGIPANSKTPEKAMEFLNLMYSDKDIVNLIDWGIEGKHYVKSDNVIDYPQGVDAQSSGYNVNQGFMFGNQFLSYVFKGDDPKIWEKTEQFNKSALKSKALGFQFDAERVKSEFAAVSNVVAEYKLPLETGSVDPDTILPQFISKLKSAGVDKVIAEKQKQLDEWAKNKK